The Tardiphaga alba genome includes a window with the following:
- a CDS encoding class I adenylate-forming enzyme family protein: MNVAQWLAASARLHPQAPALLSGTTVEADYATFAQRAAAIGAGLVREYGIAPGDRVALFASNCTQYLECMYAVWWIGGVVIPINAKLHGREAAWICDNAGARLAIVDGDSHDVLVAVKEDLPTAMQMLSVESETFHDLQHGEPTSHVPLAREDHDLAWLFYTSGTTGRPKGVMLSHGNLVAMSMCYLADVDQVHQRDAILYAAPISHGAGLYNFIHVRMAARHVVPESQGFEPDEVLDLGRALGDVAMFAAPTMVRRLVDAAKKRGETGEGIRTIVYGGGPMYLADIRDAIATMGQRFVQIYGQGESPMTITSLPRAFHADVDHPRYLERLASVGPAQSVMSVRITDADSKVLPVGETGEVEAKGPAVMLGYWNNDKANAETLKDGWLRTGDVGRLDADGFLTLSDRSKDVIISGGTNIYPREVEEALLTHPAVREVSAIGVAEPDWGEIVVACVVLEDGAAVDDAALDAHCLAHIARFKRPKRYVYLDALPKNNYGKVLKTELREMMKA, encoded by the coding sequence ATGAATGTCGCACAATGGCTGGCGGCGTCGGCGCGTTTGCATCCGCAGGCGCCGGCGCTGCTGAGTGGCACCACGGTCGAGGCTGACTACGCCACGTTTGCGCAGCGTGCCGCCGCCATCGGCGCGGGGCTGGTGCGTGAATACGGCATCGCGCCCGGCGACCGCGTGGCGCTGTTCGCATCGAACTGCACGCAATATCTCGAATGCATGTATGCGGTGTGGTGGATCGGCGGCGTCGTGATACCCATCAATGCCAAGCTGCATGGCCGCGAAGCCGCATGGATCTGCGACAATGCCGGCGCACGGCTCGCCATCGTGGATGGTGACAGCCACGATGTACTCGTGGCGGTGAAGGAAGACCTGCCGACAGCGATGCAGATGCTGTCGGTGGAGAGCGAGACGTTTCACGACTTGCAGCATGGCGAGCCGACGTCACATGTGCCGCTTGCGCGCGAGGATCACGATCTCGCCTGGCTGTTCTACACCTCGGGCACCACGGGCCGGCCGAAAGGCGTGATGCTCAGCCATGGCAATCTGGTCGCCATGTCCATGTGCTATCTCGCCGATGTCGATCAGGTGCATCAGCGCGATGCCATCCTCTATGCCGCGCCGATCTCGCATGGCGCCGGCCTCTACAACTTCATCCATGTCCGCATGGCCGCGCGCCATGTGGTGCCGGAGAGCCAGGGCTTTGAGCCGGATGAAGTGCTAGATCTCGGCCGGGCGCTCGGCGATGTCGCGATGTTCGCAGCGCCGACCATGGTGCGGCGTCTGGTGGATGCGGCGAAGAAACGCGGCGAGACCGGCGAGGGCATCCGCACCATCGTCTATGGCGGCGGGCCGATGTATCTCGCCGATATCCGCGATGCCATCGCAACCATGGGGCAGCGCTTCGTGCAGATCTATGGCCAGGGTGAATCGCCGATGACGATCACCTCGCTGCCGCGCGCCTTTCACGCGGACGTCGATCATCCGCGCTATCTCGAACGGCTCGCATCCGTAGGGCCTGCGCAGAGCGTGATGTCGGTGCGCATCACCGACGCCGACAGCAAGGTGCTGCCGGTAGGCGAAACCGGTGAGGTCGAGGCCAAGGGGCCGGCTGTCATGCTCGGCTACTGGAATAACGACAAGGCCAATGCGGAAACGCTGAAGGACGGCTGGCTACGCACCGGCGATGTCGGCCGGCTGGATGCGGACGGTTTCCTCACGCTGTCCGACCGCTCCAAGGACGTCATCATTTCCGGCGGAACGAATATCTATCCGCGCGAAGTGGAGGAGGCGCTGCTGACGCATCCCGCCGTGCGGGAAGTCTCGGCGATTGGCGTCGCCGAGCCCGACTGGGGCGAGATCGTGGTCGCCTGCGTGGTGCTGGAGGATGGCGCGGCAGTCGATGACGCCGCGCTGGATGCGCATTGCCTGGCGCATATCGCGCGTTTCAAGCGGCCGAAGCGCTATGTCTATCTCGATGCATTGCCGAAGAACAATTACGGCAAGGTCCTGAAGACCGAACTGCGGGAAATGATGAAGGCGTAG
- a CDS encoding CaiB/BaiF CoA transferase family protein codes for MTSVMMGPYCTQTLGDYGADVIKVESPDGDVVRAIGPMRNPGMGPIFLNTNRNKRCICIDLKKEEGREALLKLIATADVLVYNVRPAAMVRLNLGYDVVSKINPRLIYAGVFGFSQAGPYAAKPAYDDLIQGATALAALNARISPDGVPRYVPNALVDRIVGLNALGAILASVIHRDKTGEGQRVDIPMFETMAGFMMGDHMGGLTYDPPLDKGGYGRHLSPDRRPYQTSDGYICAMVYNDKQWKSFLKHVGREQLFEDPRFATFPQRIQHIDAVNAELSRIFLTRTTAEWAKLLDEADVPSAPMHTLDSMMEDPHMVATDFFQQVEHPTEGAVRNMKVAATWSKTPVDLSRLASHLGEQNAEVLAEVGYTAEQIAKLHSDGVLKQAAMPDTSEL; via the coding sequence ATGACCTCGGTGATGATGGGGCCTTATTGCACCCAGACGCTGGGTGATTACGGCGCCGATGTCATCAAGGTGGAGTCCCCCGATGGCGACGTGGTCCGCGCGATCGGGCCGATGCGAAATCCCGGCATGGGGCCGATTTTTCTCAATACCAATCGCAACAAGCGCTGCATCTGCATCGACCTGAAGAAGGAAGAGGGCCGCGAGGCGCTGCTGAAGCTGATCGCGACGGCCGATGTGCTGGTCTACAATGTCCGCCCGGCGGCGATGGTGCGTCTCAATCTCGGCTATGATGTGGTGTCGAAGATCAATCCGCGCCTGATCTATGCCGGCGTGTTCGGCTTCAGCCAGGCCGGCCCCTATGCCGCCAAGCCTGCTTATGACGACCTGATCCAGGGCGCCACTGCGCTGGCGGCGCTGAATGCCCGCATCAGCCCCGATGGCGTGCCGCGTTATGTGCCGAATGCGCTGGTCGATCGCATCGTCGGGCTCAACGCGCTCGGCGCGATCCTCGCCAGCGTCATCCATCGCGACAAGACCGGCGAGGGCCAGCGTGTCGATATTCCGATGTTCGAGACCATGGCGGGCTTCATGATGGGCGACCACATGGGCGGGCTCACTTACGATCCGCCGCTCGACAAGGGCGGCTATGGCCGTCATCTGTCGCCGGATCGCCGGCCGTACCAGACCTCCGACGGCTATATCTGCGCGATGGTCTATAACGACAAGCAGTGGAAGAGCTTTCTCAAACATGTCGGGCGCGAGCAGCTGTTCGAGGATCCGCGCTTCGCGACCTTCCCGCAGCGTATCCAGCATATCGATGCGGTGAATGCAGAGCTGTCGCGCATCTTCCTGACGCGCACGACGGCGGAATGGGCCAAGCTGCTCGACGAGGCCGATGTGCCGTCGGCGCCGATGCACACGCTCGACAGCATGATGGAGGACCCGCACATGGTGGCGACGGATTTCTTCCAGCAGGTCGAACATCCCACCGAAGGCGCGGTGCGCAACATGAAGGTGGCGGCCACCTGGTCGAAGACCCCGGTGGATCTGTCGCGTCTGGCCTCGCATCTCGGCGAGCAGAATGCGGAAGTGCTGGCCGAGGTCGGCTACACCGCGGAGCAGATTGCGAAACTTCACAGTGATGGCGTGCTCAAGCAGGCCGCCATGCCCGATACGTCGGAGCTGTGA
- a CDS encoding acyl-CoA dehydrogenase family protein, producing the protein MDFALNENQESIRDTIEKICSRFDDAYWLKKDKEGGFPIEFHKAIADAGYLGICIPEEYGGSGLGITDAAIMMRAISESGAGMSGASAVHMNVFGLNPVVVFGTPEQCQRMLPGIVEGREKSCFAVTEPNTGLNTTQLKTRAVRRGDRYVVNGQKVWISTAQVAEKILLLARTTPLEEVKSPTHGLSLFYTDFDRSKITVHEIEKLGRKCVDSNELFFADFEIPVEDRIGEEGRGFEYILHGMNPERILIAAEAVGLGKVALKKASAYAKERNVFNRPIGQNQAIQHPLAKNWMELEAAWLMVLSAGWQYDNGMSCGPAANSAKYLAAEAGYHACEQAVMTHGGFGYAKEYHVERYLRESLIPRIAPVSRELILSFIAEKALGLPKSY; encoded by the coding sequence ATGGATTTCGCCCTCAATGAAAACCAGGAGTCCATCCGCGACACGATCGAGAAGATCTGTTCGCGCTTCGACGATGCCTATTGGCTGAAGAAAGACAAAGAGGGCGGTTTCCCCATCGAATTCCATAAGGCAATTGCCGATGCCGGCTATCTCGGCATCTGCATTCCCGAGGAATATGGCGGCTCCGGCCTGGGCATCACCGACGCCGCGATCATGATGCGGGCGATCTCGGAATCCGGTGCCGGCATGTCGGGCGCCTCGGCCGTGCATATGAATGTGTTCGGCCTCAATCCGGTGGTGGTGTTCGGCACGCCGGAGCAGTGCCAGCGCATGCTACCTGGCATCGTCGAGGGCCGCGAAAAATCCTGCTTCGCGGTGACCGAGCCGAATACCGGCCTCAACACCACGCAGCTCAAGACCCGCGCCGTGCGCAGGGGCGATCGCTATGTCGTCAACGGCCAGAAGGTGTGGATCTCCACCGCGCAGGTCGCCGAAAAGATTTTGCTGCTGGCGCGGACCACGCCGCTGGAGGAGGTGAAGAGCCCGACCCACGGGCTCAGCCTGTTCTACACGGACTTCGACCGTTCGAAAATCACCGTGCATGAGATCGAGAAGCTCGGTCGCAAATGCGTCGATTCCAACGAGCTGTTCTTTGCCGATTTCGAAATCCCGGTGGAGGATCGCATCGGCGAGGAAGGCCGCGGCTTCGAATACATCCTGCACGGCATGAATCCGGAGCGCATTTTGATCGCAGCGGAAGCGGTCGGGCTCGGCAAGGTCGCGCTGAAGAAAGCGTCGGCCTATGCCAAGGAGCGCAACGTGTTCAATCGCCCGATCGGACAGAACCAGGCGATCCAGCATCCGCTGGCGAAGAACTGGATGGAGCTGGAAGCAGCATGGCTGATGGTGCTGTCGGCGGGCTGGCAATACGACAACGGAATGTCGTGCGGGCCGGCGGCGAACTCCGCAAAATATCTCGCGGCCGAGGCGGGCTATCATGCCTGCGAGCAGGCGGTGATGACCCATGGCGGCTTCGGCTACGCCAAGGAATACCACGTCGAGCGTTATCTGCGGGAGTCCCTGATCCCGCGCATCGCGCCGGTCAGCCGCGAACTGATCCTGAGCTTCATCGCCGAAAAGGCGCTGGGGCTGCCGAAGTCGTATTGA
- a CDS encoding thiolase family protein has translation MSYITGVGLLPYGKHEGSSTIDLMSRAAELALADAGLKRADIDGFLCGYSTTMPHIMLATVFAEHFGITPSYAHAIQVGGATGMAMAMLAHQLVEGGVAKHVLVVGGENRLTGQSRDASIQALAQVGHPTYEVPLGPTIPAYYGLVANRYMHEYGVTQEDLAEFAVLMRAHALTHPGAQFHDPITVADVMASKTIATPLKLLDCCPVSDGGAAFVVSYEPTSATKIKVRGAAQAHTHQHITAAPPLSGLGAEIAIGRAKKATGIAISDVRYAAIYDSFTITLAMLLEDLGLAGRGEAAGKVRSGHFSQHGAMPLNTHGGLLSYGHCGVGGAMAHLVETHLQMTGRAENRQVKDASIALLHGDGGVLSSHVSMFLERV, from the coding sequence ATGAGCTACATCACAGGCGTCGGCCTTCTCCCTTACGGCAAGCATGAGGGGTCATCGACCATCGACCTCATGTCCCGCGCCGCCGAACTCGCGCTGGCGGATGCCGGCCTCAAGCGTGCCGATATCGACGGCTTCCTCTGCGGCTATTCGACGACGATGCCGCATATCATGCTGGCCACCGTGTTCGCCGAACATTTCGGCATCACGCCATCCTATGCCCATGCGATCCAGGTCGGCGGCGCCACCGGAATGGCGATGGCAATGCTGGCGCATCAGCTGGTGGAGGGCGGCGTCGCCAAACATGTGCTGGTGGTCGGCGGCGAGAACCGGCTCACTGGCCAGAGCCGCGATGCCTCGATCCAGGCGCTGGCCCAGGTCGGCCATCCCACCTATGAAGTGCCGCTCGGCCCGACCATTCCCGCTTACTATGGCTTGGTCGCCAATCGCTACATGCACGAATATGGCGTGACGCAGGAAGACCTCGCCGAATTCGCGGTGTTGATGCGCGCGCATGCGCTGACCCATCCGGGCGCGCAGTTCCACGATCCCATCACCGTCGCCGATGTGATGGCCTCGAAAACGATCGCCACACCGCTCAAGCTGCTGGATTGCTGCCCGGTCTCCGATGGCGGCGCGGCCTTCGTGGTCAGCTATGAGCCGACCAGCGCGACGAAGATCAAGGTGCGCGGCGCCGCGCAGGCGCATACGCATCAGCACATCACGGCTGCGCCACCATTGTCAGGCCTCGGCGCCGAGATCGCCATCGGGCGCGCGAAGAAGGCGACAGGCATCGCGATCTCCGATGTCCGCTATGCCGCGATCTATGACAGCTTCACCATCACGCTGGCCATGTTGCTCGAAGACCTCGGTCTCGCCGGCCGCGGCGAGGCCGCCGGCAAAGTGCGGTCTGGCCATTTCAGCCAGCATGGTGCCATGCCGCTCAACACCCATGGCGGGCTGCTGTCATACGGCCATTGCGGCGTCGGCGGCGCCATGGCGCATCTGGTCGAGACGCATCTGCAGATGACGGGCAGGGCCGAGAACCGCCAGGTCAAGGATGCCTCCATAGCACTGCTGCATGGCGATGGTGGCGTGTTGTCTTCCCATGTCTCGATGTTCCTGGAGCGCGTGTGA
- a CDS encoding S-(hydroxymethyl)glutathione dehydrogenase/class III alcohol dehydrogenase — protein MDVRAAVAIAAGKPLEITTVQLDGPRDGEVLVEIKATGICHTDEFTLSGADPEGLFPAILGHEGAGIVREVGRGVTSVKPGDHVIPLYTPECRQCPSCLSRKTNLCTAIRSTQGQGLMPDGTSRFRLEGKPVHHYMGTSTFANYTVLPEIAVAKIREDAPFDKVCYIGCGVTTGVGAVFNTAKVEQGAKAIVFGLGGIGLNVLQGLRLAGADMIIGVDINNDRKAWGERFGMTHFVNPKELGKDLVPHLVDMTKSGADQIGGADYTFDCTGNVTVMRQALESCHRGWGQSIVIGVAPSGAEIATRPFQLVTGRVWKGTAFGGARGRTDVPKIVDWYMQGKIQIDPMITHVMPLSDINKGFELMKTGQSIRGVVTF, from the coding sequence ATGGATGTTCGCGCCGCTGTTGCCATTGCCGCCGGCAAGCCGCTTGAGATCACCACTGTCCAGCTCGATGGCCCCCGCGATGGCGAGGTGCTGGTGGAGATCAAGGCCACCGGCATCTGCCACACCGACGAGTTCACGTTGTCGGGCGCCGATCCCGAAGGTCTCTTCCCCGCCATTCTCGGCCATGAAGGCGCCGGCATCGTGCGCGAGGTCGGCCGCGGCGTCACCTCGGTGAAGCCCGGCGACCATGTCATCCCGCTCTACACGCCCGAGTGTCGCCAGTGCCCGTCCTGCCTGTCGCGCAAGACCAACCTCTGCACCGCGATCCGTTCGACCCAGGGCCAGGGCCTGATGCCCGACGGCACCTCGCGCTTCCGGCTCGAGGGCAAGCCGGTGCACCATTATATGGGTACCTCGACCTTCGCCAATTACACCGTGCTGCCTGAGATCGCGGTGGCGAAGATCCGCGAGGACGCGCCGTTCGACAAGGTCTGCTATATCGGCTGTGGCGTCACCACCGGCGTCGGTGCCGTCTTCAACACCGCCAAGGTGGAGCAAGGCGCCAAGGCGATCGTATTCGGCCTCGGCGGCATCGGCCTCAATGTGCTGCAGGGCCTGCGCCTTGCCGGCGCCGACATGATCATCGGCGTCGATATCAACAATGACCGCAAGGCCTGGGGTGAACGCTTCGGCATGACCCACTTCGTCAACCCGAAGGAACTCGGCAAGGACCTGGTCCCTCACCTCGTCGACATGACCAAGTCCGGTGCCGACCAGATCGGCGGCGCCGACTACACGTTTGACTGCACCGGCAATGTCACCGTGATGCGCCAGGCGCTGGAATCCTGCCATCGCGGCTGGGGCCAGTCGATCGTGATCGGCGTGGCGCCGTCGGGCGCGGAGATCGCGACCCGTCCGTTCCAACTGGTGACCGGACGTGTCTGGAAGGGCACCGCCTTCGGCGGCGCGCGTGGGCGTACCGATGTGCCGAAGATCGTCGATTGGTACATGCAGGGCAAGATCCAGATCGACCCGATGATCACCCATGTGATGCCGCTCAGCGATATCAATAAGGGGTTTGAATTGATGAAGACGGGCCAGTCGATCCGGGGTGTGGTGACGTTCTGA
- a CDS encoding cryptochrome/photolyase family protein gives MTDQAPIIVWFRDDLRLSDHPALHAAARSGAPVLCLYLLDEHSKQIKAPQARPMGGATRWWLAQSLRALSARIDAIGGTLVLRQGAAAKVIPALAREIDASHVYWNEIAQAPHLAIADDVTEALADLDIGTESFAGDLLTHPNTIRMKEGRGLRVFTPFFKRILAMGGPAKPVPAPKKLIAAPKVKSDKLDDWKLEPSKPDWAGGLRESWTPGEVAAHRLLKAFLKNIQGYAADRDRPDRDGTSRLSPHLRFGEISPRQIWHAAQFTADEHPKLQSDIGKFLSELGWRDFCRHLLFDIPDLATRNLQESFDDFPWKTDRKALKAWQRGLTGYPIVDAGMRELWHTGVMHNRVRMVVASFLVKHLLIDWRHGEAWFWDTLVDADNGSNPANWQWVAGSGADAAPYFRVFNPILQGEKFDPDGDYVRRWVPELNNLSAKLVHQPWTATPMELKEAGIKLGSDYPMPIIDHKEGRDRALKAYKTIRSS, from the coding sequence ATGACCGATCAAGCACCCATCATCGTCTGGTTTCGCGACGACCTCCGCCTATCCGATCACCCCGCACTTCATGCCGCAGCCAGGTCCGGCGCGCCGGTGCTCTGTCTCTATCTGCTCGACGAGCACAGCAAGCAGATCAAAGCACCGCAGGCGCGGCCGATGGGCGGCGCCACGCGATGGTGGTTGGCACAGTCGCTACGAGCGCTATCGGCGCGCATCGATGCCATCGGCGGCACGCTGGTGTTGCGCCAGGGCGCCGCGGCAAAGGTCATTCCCGCCCTCGCCCGCGAGATCGATGCGAGCCATGTCTACTGGAACGAAATCGCGCAGGCACCGCATCTCGCCATCGCCGATGACGTTACAGAGGCGCTGGCCGACCTCGATATCGGCACCGAGAGCTTTGCCGGCGACCTGCTGACGCATCCAAACACCATTCGCATGAAGGAGGGTCGCGGTCTGCGCGTCTTCACGCCGTTCTTCAAGCGCATCCTCGCGATGGGCGGCCCCGCGAAGCCCGTGCCGGCGCCGAAGAAGCTGATCGCGGCGCCCAAGGTGAAGAGCGACAAGCTTGATGACTGGAAGCTCGAACCGAGCAAACCAGACTGGGCCGGAGGTCTTCGCGAGAGTTGGACACCCGGCGAAGTCGCGGCGCACAGACTGCTGAAGGCATTCCTCAAGAACATTCAGGGCTACGCGGCCGATCGCGATCGCCCCGACCGCGACGGGACGTCGCGCCTCTCGCCGCATCTGCGCTTCGGCGAAATCAGCCCCCGGCAGATCTGGCACGCGGCGCAATTCACCGCGGACGAGCATCCGAAACTGCAAAGCGACATCGGAAAATTCCTCAGCGAACTCGGCTGGCGCGACTTCTGCCGTCATCTCTTGTTCGACATTCCCGATCTCGCCACCCGCAATCTGCAGGAGTCCTTCGACGATTTCCCATGGAAGACCGATCGCAAGGCGCTGAAGGCGTGGCAGCGCGGATTGACCGGCTATCCCATCGTCGATGCCGGCATGCGCGAGCTCTGGCACACCGGCGTGATGCACAATCGCGTGCGCATGGTGGTCGCATCCTTCCTCGTGAAGCATCTCCTGATTGACTGGCGTCATGGCGAAGCGTGGTTCTGGGATACGCTTGTCGATGCGGACAACGGCAGCAATCCCGCCAACTGGCAGTGGGTCGCGGGCTCCGGCGCCGATGCTGCGCCCTACTTCCGCGTCTTCAATCCGATCCTGCAGGGCGAGAAGTTCGATCCTGATGGCGACTATGTGCGTCGATGGGTTCCCGAGCTTAACAACTTGTCAGCAAAACTCGTTCATCAACCGTGGACGGCAACACCGATGGAGCTGAAGGAAGCAGGTATCAAACTCGGGAGCGACTATCCGATGCCGATCATCGACCACAAAGAAGGTCGCGATCGTGCGTTAAAAGCGTATAAGACGATACGAAGTAGTTGA
- a CDS encoding DUF2177 family protein, whose translation MKRNVILYVATFIVMLPLDLLFLGFIAKGFFQSQVGDMLGEVRLAPAILFYCLYIGGILIFVSAASDATWRSALLYGALFGFFCYATFELTSLSLLKHWTWPVVVVDLAWGTFVTATAGTLGLIITDWLAPRS comes from the coding sequence GTGAAGCGCAATGTGATTCTCTATGTGGCGACCTTCATCGTCATGCTGCCGCTCGATCTTCTCTTCCTCGGCTTCATCGCCAAGGGATTCTTCCAGTCGCAGGTCGGCGACATGCTCGGTGAGGTTCGTCTCGCGCCGGCCATTCTGTTCTACTGCCTCTATATCGGCGGCATCCTGATCTTCGTCAGCGCCGCCAGCGACGCGACCTGGCGTTCGGCCTTGCTCTATGGCGCGCTGTTCGGCTTCTTCTGCTACGCGACCTTCGAGCTGACCTCGCTGTCGCTGCTCAAACACTGGACCTGGCCGGTGGTGGTCGTCGATCTCGCCTGGGGTACGTTCGTCACTGCGACTGCAGGGACGCTCGGACTGATCATCACGGATTGGCTGGCACCGAGGAGCTGA
- a CDS encoding peroxiredoxin, with translation MALQINSVAPDFEADTTNGAIKFHDWIGDSWALLFSHPKDFTPVCTTELGALAHLQGEFDKRNVKLIGLSVDPVHKHSLWVADINETQGAEPKFPMIGDTELKVSKLYNMLPADAPGLADGRTAADNATVRNVFVIGPDKKIKLILVYPMTTGRNFQEILRVIDSLQMTAKHRVATPADWQQGQDVIIAGSVTNDEAKTIYPNGWKEPKPYLRIVPQPK, from the coding sequence ATGGCTCTCCAGATCAATTCCGTTGCTCCGGATTTCGAAGCAGACACCACCAACGGCGCCATCAAATTCCATGACTGGATCGGCGACAGCTGGGCACTGCTGTTCTCGCATCCGAAGGACTTCACCCCGGTCTGCACCACCGAGCTCGGCGCCCTCGCCCATCTGCAGGGCGAATTCGACAAGCGGAACGTGAAGCTGATCGGCCTGTCCGTCGATCCCGTGCACAAGCATTCGCTGTGGGTCGCCGACATCAACGAGACCCAGGGCGCCGAGCCGAAATTCCCGATGATCGGCGACACCGAGCTGAAGGTGTCGAAGCTCTACAACATGCTGCCGGCCGACGCGCCCGGCCTCGCCGATGGCCGCACCGCCGCCGACAATGCGACCGTCCGCAACGTGTTCGTCATTGGCCCGGACAAGAAGATCAAGCTGATCCTCGTCTATCCCATGACCACCGGCCGTAACTTCCAGGAAATCCTGCGCGTCATCGACAGCCTGCAGATGACCGCCAAGCATCGCGTCGCCACCCCGGCCGATTGGCAGCAGGGACAGGACGTCATCATCGCCGGCTCGGTGACCAATGACGAGGCGAAGACGATCTATCCGAACGGCTGGAAGGAGCCGAAGCCCTATCTCCGCATCGTACCGCAGCCGAAGTAA
- a CDS encoding type II toxin-antitoxin system HigB family toxin yields the protein MRIISWNVLAAYARSHPETASPLMRWRTLVRASVWTSMDDVRSAAPAAKVLNGERVRFEVAGGNFRLIAALDFHRQMVFVKFIGTHAEYDRIDALTVAQF from the coding sequence ATGAGGATCATCTCGTGGAATGTCCTTGCCGCCTATGCGCGCTCGCATCCCGAGACAGCATCCCCGCTGATGAGATGGCGGACGCTGGTTCGCGCATCGGTTTGGACGTCCATGGATGATGTTCGATCTGCTGCGCCCGCCGCGAAGGTTCTCAATGGCGAGCGTGTCAGGTTCGAGGTTGCTGGCGGCAATTTCCGCCTGATCGCCGCATTGGATTTTCACCGGCAGATGGTCTTCGTGAAATTCATCGGCACGCACGCTGAATATGACCGGATCGACGCGTTGACCGTGGCCCAATTCTAG
- a CDS encoding helix-turn-helix domain-containing protein, whose amino-acid sequence MDIRLIRNDDDHAAAVREIERLWGAEVGTADGDKLDVLAMLVEKYEEERWPDGDTSDPVDLLNYAIDELGHTQAELAELLGSRSRASEVLGRRRALTVEMIRKVSAAWKIPAELLVRPIRSAA is encoded by the coding sequence ATGGATATCCGCCTCATTCGCAACGATGACGATCACGCCGCGGCGGTGCGGGAGATCGAACGGCTGTGGGGCGCAGAGGTCGGCACTGCCGATGGTGACAAGCTCGATGTGTTGGCGATGCTCGTGGAGAAGTATGAAGAGGAGCGGTGGCCCGACGGGGACACATCGGATCCGGTTGATCTCCTGAACTACGCCATCGATGAACTCGGACATACGCAAGCGGAGCTTGCGGAACTGCTTGGATCGCGGTCGCGGGCATCGGAAGTGTTGGGGCGCCGCCGCGCGCTGACTGTTGAAATGATCCGTAAGGTCAGTGCGGCCTGGAAAATACCGGCCGAACTGCTGGTCCGCCCCATCCGGTCGGCTGCTTGA